From Balaenoptera musculus isolate JJ_BM4_2016_0621 unplaced genomic scaffold, mBalMus1.pri.v3 scaffold_97_arrow_ctg1, whole genome shotgun sequence, the proteins below share one genomic window:
- the LOC118889524 gene encoding arylamine N-acetyltransferase 1 has protein sequence MNIEAYFERIGYKHCRNKLDLETLTDILQHQIRAIPFENLNIHCGEAMELGLEATFDQIVRRNRGGWCLQVNHLLYWALTTIGFETTILGGYVYNTSANKYSNAMIHLLLKVTIDGRNYIADAGFGCSYQMWQPLELISGKDQPQVPCIFCLTEERGIWYLDQIRREQYIPNQEFLNSELLERNKYRKIYSFTLEPRTIEDFESVNIYLQESPASVFTSKSFCSLQTPEGVHCLVGFTLTYRRFNYKDNTDLVEFNTLNEEEVKENLKNIFNISLEKKFVPKHGDKLFTI, from the coding sequence ATGAACATTGAagcatattttgaaagaattggTTATAAGCACTgtaggaacaaattggacttgGAAACATTAACTGACATTCTTCAGCACCAGATCCGAGCCATTCCCTTTGAGAACCTTAACATCCATTGTGGGGAAGCCATGGAGTTGGGCTTAGAGGCCACTTTTGATCAAATTGTGAGGAGGAACCGAGGTGGGTGGTGTCTCCAAGTCAATCATCTTCTGTACTGGGCTCTGACCACAATTGGTTTTGAGACCACGATATTGGGAGGGTATGTATACAACACTTCAGCAAACAAATATAGCAATGCCATGATTCACCTCCTGCTGAAGGTGACCATTGACGGCAGGAACTACATAGCTGATGCTGGATTTGGATGCTCTTACCAGATGTGGCAGCCTCTAGAGTTAATTTCTGGGAAGGATCAGCCCCAAGTGCCTTGCATCTTCTGCTTGACAGAAGAGAGAGGAATCTGGTACCTGGACCAAATCAGAAGAGAGCAGTATATCCCAAACCAAGAATTTCTTAATTCTGAGCTCCTGGAAAGGAATAAATATCGGAAAATCTACTCTTTTACTCTTGAACCTCGAACAATTGAAGACTTTGAGTCTGTGAATATATACCTTCAGGAATCTCCAGCATCTGTCTTTACAAGCAAGTCATTTTGTTCCTTGCAGACTCCAGAAGGTGTTCACTGTTTAGTGGGCTTCACCCTCACCTACAGGAGATTCAACTATAAGGACAATACAGATTTGGTAGAGTTTAACACACTGaatgaagaagaagtaaaagaaaatctaaaaaatatatttaatatttccttGGAGAAAAAGTTTGTCCCCAAACATGGTGATAAACTTTTTACCATATAG